Sequence from the Argopecten irradians isolate NY chromosome 12, Ai_NY, whole genome shotgun sequence genome:
gtccttacctgtgtgtgacgtattactatataatatttcagtccttacctgtgtgacgtattactatattatatttcagtccttacctgtatgacatattactatataatatttcagtccttacctgtgtgacatattactatataatatttcagtccttacctgtgtgacgtattactatATAAAATTTCAGTCCCTTACTGTTGacctataatattatataatatttcagcCCTTACCTGTATgacatattactatataatatttcagtcccttacctgtgtgacgtattattatataatatttcagtccttacctgtgtgGCGTAATCTAAGATATTTCAGCCCTTACCTGTATgacatattactatataatatttcagtccttacctgtgtgacgtattactatataatatttcagtccttacctgtgtgacgtaatactaataatatttcagtccttacctgtatgacatattactatattaatatttcagtccttacctgtgtgacgtattatttatataatatttcagtccttacctgtgtgacgtatCTATAGATATATTAGTCCTTAcaatattactatataatatttcagtccttacctgtgtgacatgtattactatataatatttcagtccttacctgtgtgacataatactatataatatttcagcccttacctgtgtgacgtattactatataatatttcagtccttacctgtgtgacgtattactatataatatttcagtccttacctgtgtgacgtattactatataatatttcagtccttacctgtatgacatattactatataatatttcagtccttacctgtgtgacgtattattatataatatttcagtccttacctgtgtggacgtaatatataatatttcagtccttacctgtgtgacgtattactatataatatttcagtccttacctgtgtgacgtattactatataatatttcagtccttacctgtgtgacgtattactataatatttcactccttacctgtgtgacgtattactaaataatatttcactccttacctgtgtgacgtattactataatatttcagtccttacctgtgtgacgtattactgaataatatttcagtccttacctgtgtgacgtattactatataatatttcagtccttacctgtgtgacgtattactgaataatatttcagtccttacctgtgtgacgtattactatatattatttcagcccttacctgtgtgacgtattactataatatttcagcccttacctgtgtgacgtattactatataatatttcagtccttacctgtgtgtgacgtattactataatatttcagtccttacctgtgtgacgtattactatataatatttcagtccttacctgtgtgacgtattactatataatatttcagtccttacctgtgtgacgtattactatataatatttcagtccttacctgtgtgacgtattactataatatttcagtccttacctgtgtgacgtattaTTATAGAATATTTCAGCCCTTACCTATGTGACGTATTACtataatatttcagtccttacctgtgtgacgtaatctaaaatatttcagtccttacctgtgtgacgtattattatagaatatttcagcccttacctgtgtgacgtattactaaatgatatttcagtccttacctgtgtgacgtattactaaataatatttcagcccttacctgtgtgacgtattattatataatagttCAATCCTTACCTGTGTGGTGTGACACAGAAAGCACCGGATATAAAAAGGGTACACCTGAATTTTTGTAagataattttaaatgttaGACAAAATCTACAAGTAACGATTTAGTATATTGTGAACTAGGTcgtttacatatgtatgtattactATAATATTTTAGCCGTTAACTGTGTGACGTATTACTTTATAATATTTCAGGCCTAACCTGTTTAacgtattactatataatatttcagtccttacctgtgtgacgtattactataatatttcagtccttacctgtatgacatattactatataatatttcagtccttacctgtgtgacgtattactatataatatttcagtccttacctgtgtgacgtaatctaaaatatttcagtccttacctgtgtgacgtattactatataatatttcagtccttacctgtgtgacgtattactatataatatttcagcccttacctgtgtgacgtattactatataatatttcagtccttacctgtgtgacgtattactatattatatttcagtccttacctgtATGACATATTAGTATATAATATTCcagtccttacctgtgtgacgtattattatataatatttcagtccttacctgtgtgGCGTAATCTAAGATAATTCAGTCCTTACCTATGTGACGTATTACTATATTatatttcagtccttacctgtatgacatattactatataaaatttcagtccttacctgtatgacatattactatatataatatttcagtccttacctgtgtgacgtattattatataatatttcagtccttacctgtgtgGCGTAATCTAAGATATTTCAGCCCTTACCTGTATgacatattactatataatatttcagtccttacctgtgtgacgtattattatataatatttcagtccttacctgtgtgTGGCGTAATCTAAGATATTTCAACCCTTACCTGTATgacatattactatataatatttcagcccttacctgtgtgacgtattactatataatattttagtCCTTACCTATGTGACGTATTACTATATTatatttcagtccttacctgtatgacatattactatataaaatttcagtccttacctgtatgacatattactatataatatttcagtccttacctgtatgacatattactatataatattcagtccttacctgtgtgacgtattattatataatatttcagtccttacctgtgtgGCGTAATCTAAGATATTTCAGCCCTTACCTGTGTGTCGTATTACTATATTATATTTCAGCCtttacctgtgtgacgtattactatattatatttcagtccttacctgtatgacatattactatataaaatttcagtccttacctgtATGACATATTACTATATGATATTCcagtccttacctgtgtgacgtattattatataatatttcagtccttacTTGTGTGGCGTAATCTAAGATATTTCAGCCCTTACCTGTGTGTcgtattactatataatatttcaacccttacctgtgtgacgtattactaaataatatttcagtccttacTTGTGAGACGTATTACTATAATATTTCAGcccttacctgtgtgacgtattactataatatttcagcccttacctgtgtgacgtattactataatatttcagcccttacctgtgtgacgtattactataatatttcagcccttacctgtgtgacgtattactaCAATATTTCAGcccttacctgtgtgacgtattactatAAATAATTTCAGCCTTTACCTGTGAAGCCCCGTTCACATTAGATCAGACGGCAGGCCTGTGTTTGTACTATGGGACATCCTACAATTGGTCCCAAGCTAGTACGTATTGTCCTAGTTCTGCTCGTCTGTATGTTGCGGATACTGAAGTCAAAAGGGCTGTAGCGAGCTCCATATGCCCTCCCGGAATAGGTAAATAGATTTACTTTACTAGTTTTTATCGGATGACTTCAACCACGACATTCCAGAGACGACTATCACTggcgttatatccacccctggtcTATGTTTTACTACTGAAACATCTGAACGCAAGTGTGCGACAACAGATGAAGCAGGTGGTTTTGTCCTTTGTACATCAAGCTAATCGGATAACGGTTCACCCAAACGATGCCTTATGGCTGAGCGTCACTCTCTGCATAACCTCCAAAAGACAATGAaaactgtgattggtcagaattTTTACTCCTAAGATATTGTCAGCTTTATTATGACATAAtcaaggggtggatataacgacagagTTGATAGACCCCGGATTATCAATAATGGCGATCTAAAACTCGCTTTCGGTTTGTTCGCCCTAGTTTTCCTACTCTAGACGTTCCGTATGGCCTCTCCGAGTCTTTATCTCCAAACAGCTACCAGAAAGTCACTCTTTGGTCAAATGTTGGTACTAGTGTAGGTGTGAAGTTCAATGTGACTTATGATTTGATTTTTGACGAGTAACAATAAAAAGTGCTCTTAATTCACAACCAATATGGAACAAATTTTTCGAGTTTAGTGTAAGCTAGAGAtaaagatttttgtgttattgaGATATTACACACATACTCTAAATACTCGAAGCGAAGCGATCTATGAAAAGAGTACAATCAGACATTTGTGTTATTGAAGCATTATTCCCAATATCGTTTGGGTTTTATGATGTCATAGGCAAAAACACCTGACAGACATTCTTTTTTCATGTACGTTTCTTTGATATTCAGGAATATTTGGAGCTGAAGTTAAAATTCTGTCTAGCGAACGCTTACATTGTAGTGACAACTAGTAGTCATTGCAAATTACAATCACTTGATCCCACCTCTTGACCACATTCCTTAACCCCACCCACGGTGTATTTATAGACTACTCATAAGCCAAATTGGCGATTGGGTAAACACATGGGTATGCCATCTTCCACATCACTTTTCCGAAGCCCTAACTCCCAAAAACTTGAGGCGAGGCGTATTCAGAATGTTGAAATCTTTCGAACGATAGCGGGTACTCTTTTCTGGTTGCGATTTGTTGCAACAATAAGCGCTGACTTCAGTAAAAACTATATGAGGCACTTAATATTGTATTAACATTAAGTTTTATTTAAGCCCGTTTTTACTAGCATTGTGTTTTTCATTTACCAAAATTTATTGTGAAGGAAAGACAGCATCGTTTCTTGCAAAGGGACAACTTCACTAggcaagggtattcagtacgctGCACTCCCTGAAACAGGAAGAGTATCTTGCTGACTACCCTTGGCTAGAAAAGttggtctatatatatatcaacctGTTCAACAATACTTATATCATATAACAGGTTGTTTAAGATTTTTCTTTATGTTGCTGATTTACCTCAAACGAATGCtgtgtttaaaaaaacatataatctATCCAGAAAATCATATTATGTTCATTTTCTTCGAGACGTTGACATCAGAtgtacaacaaaataaaatttgtataaaGAATATTGAACTATAGGGAAAATTTTGGGTATGTCATCTTCGAAACTTCAGAGGTTATTATCACTGAGATATATCCACCCCTTACAGAAAACACAGGTACATTGTAATGTTGTCCTGTGATGTACATcaagaatcgaataacggtgCACTGTGTTTGACTGTCTGGCTTTCTGGCGTTGGTCTCTCTGTAGTCATCAAAGGAAATCTTCTGCAGGTCTGTGATGGTTCAGTTCTTTtcctcctgaactgcctccagttttgctatgagatagtctaggggGATATAaggtcagtgatagtaacccctggagtatcgtaGATTAGGGTATGTGAGACTACCATCTGAAATAAAGTACAGTAATGTAATACATATGATACCTATGATTGATTCAATCATCTaaaatttggattttttttttcaaattgtagACTGTTGGTTAGGCGCAACGTATTCCGGAAGTTCTTTTGTGTGGACGACTGGAGACTTATATACTGCCGACAGCAGGGGCAGCGGGGATTGCTTGAGGGTGAAAGATTCCGTATTTACGGGAGGCCTATGTAGTCTAGAATTATCATATATCTGTGAACTAATTTAGAGGAAGATGTACcttattcaacccaataagcccCAATTTCTATAAGAACCCCTAGCCCTTTTTGGGGCATCAATAAAACTAACCtcgaattttaaaaaaatatgaaataaatgtatggTTCTTTACATGATTTCTTATTCAAATTGTCTTCTATGGCTTACGTTGTGAAATGGTTTTATGAAAGGTTTGTCTAAATAAGTTCTACCAAGCACCCCATCTTAATTTCTTCAATTGTTTTAGCTCATTGGGTGCTCAtttggtcgaatacggtatttcaaaacatgaacagatgtttaattatttcaattaatgaaaatattaataaaatacctTTTATTATGGGAGGCTATCATCCTATCATTAATTTGTAATACAATGCGTATAACACCAAGTTGATTTCTCGTTTACGGAAAAAACACAAGGTTCAGGATAGCAAGTTGGTAGCTTCATGTCTAGACTGGATTGCTTGCCGTAGTTTTTCTACTCTCCGCTAGGCTTCGCTCCTAAAATACAAAAGTATTTATGAGCGCAGCCTAGCGGAGATATttggtactaaggcaggtaatccagtGTACTTCATGTCCGATGTACTTCTAATGTATGGGTGACGCTGACGATGAATCTCGATGTGTTCCGAGAAGAGTATTACAACGCCAAATCATCGTGATGTTTTGATGTAACAGTGATGGTGACGTCATAACTGCATTATGTTTAGTAACATATCATGCTTCGAgaataaaacatattaatatCTTCAACGGAAATAAACTGACTTTTACTAACGATCATTGATAAGCATGATTCTTTCTCCGGAAAAAGGAAGTGGGTTTGATATATCATCACGGCTAGCTTCCTTCTTTCTTGATCTATACAACACATAGATGTATGATGTTTATCTCAGGTCAATCCAGAATCCTTAACCtcttaattttgtttacaaaaaagaGGACTCAAATAGacaaattgaaaattattaGTACAACATCAAGATCTACACACTGCCAATATCAGCCTATTTTACAGCAGAACATCAGCAATGGGAAACAGCGGAGACTCTTGGAGCTTTCATGACACCCATTCCCCACAAGACTGTCACCCTGCTTTAAACTTACTAATTATATACTATGGCCTGGTTGGGAGAACACTATTTATATAGTATTGCCCTCTTTTGAGGGCACTATGGTCttttagtacatcacgtgacagaatactggattctgattggctacacacatggctactatttgcaatagtgcccgggcaagcgggcactattgaagtggcgcgaaattgaacgtgaatgtattgtgacgtcactattacatgacgtcattataacgttgcgcttcgaccaagacgtcaagatggcggacaggctgttgtgtgcggggatggaagcaaatgttgcgtttctacagaagacagttcactaatgttttatattgatatacttttaattttcatgaagctgaatcccgtttttatagaatcccatatttctgcgacaattcatatgttgtacttttgatgtaacaacgtggtgcggaaatgaagatagcgttgCGAGGTATCGCTTGACGCGCTTCtattacgatgacatgaaaaacgGTCTCATGTCAGGGTGAtttactaaacccattatggcctggttgaaagggcactattgcctcatagtattggctcttgatgggatagtgccctcgccttcggctcgggtattattccatccctcgacaatactatgaggcaatagtgccctctcaaccaggccataatagataaatagtgtTGTCGAGGGATGGCATAGTACCCGAGCCGGAGGCGAGGGTAATATGTCATTAAAAGACAACACTGTAAGACCATAGTGCCCTCATAAGAATGTAATAATGTTTTTAGTACATAAcgaattgataaaaatgatagGAAAAACAATAATGTACGATTTAGTTAAATGAGTGCGGCCACGTCTAACTTTTAGAAATGCCATGGTCGGAAGCGTCTAAATACATTTTTCCAGGCAGAAATCTTTGAAAATACTGCATATTTCGTTGCTTGCTCAGTAAATTCGTCAGCATTCAAGTTTCCAAAAAATTGTGCTTTGCAAAACGTCGTCCGCACACAGCTTGTTTGCCAGTGAACAGCACAAATAGcgacagtgacgtcattttcgTCAATATGAAGTTCGTAACAAAAAGCGCGCCAAAACATAGACTCCCGGGAAAGCATAGTCCCGCCGAAAACCATGGTCCCGGGACTATGGCTAAATAGTGCCCGGGGACTGAGTCAATGAAAACGTGAGAAAAAGTCACGTTCAGTACTAATTATCTATCATGGCCCGTTGAGAGGGCATTATTGTCTCAAAGTATTGCCAAGGGATGGACTAATGTCAATAGCCCCCTGAATAAAAACAGAGCGATTGCCCCAgttatgtaatgatttattttgtaaatgctATTTGACAAAAACTTTTCTCTGTTGTGCGTGTACAAaataaacctgtataaaacGAAATGACACCACACAAAATGtttatgttaaaattttcttatAAAACATGTGGTATGGATTAAGCATTTCAAATCTGTTATGGCCCATACAATTAAATATGTTATGAATCATACAACTAATTAAATATGTTATGGACCATAGACCTAAATATGTTATGGACCATACACCTAAATTATATGTTATGGACCATTTTTCTTAATATGTTAATGGACCATAGACCTAAATATGTTATGGACCATACATCTAAATTATATGTTATGGACCATACATCTAAATTATATGTTATGGACCATAGACCTAAATATGTTATGGACCATACACCTAAATTATATGTTATGGACCATATACCTAAATAAATATGTTATGGACCATACACCTAAATTATATGTTATGGACCATACACCTAAATATGTTATGGACCATAGACCTAAATATGTTATGGACCATAGACCTAAATATGTTATGGACCATAGACCTAAATATGTTATGGACCATAGACCCTAAATATGTTATGGACCATAGACCTAAATGTGTTATGGACCATACACCTAAATATGTTATGGATCATAGACCTAAATATGTTATGGCCCATACACCTAAATTATATGTTATGGACCATATACCTAAATTATATGTTATAGACCATATACCTAAATTATATGTTATAGACCATACACCTAAATTATATGTTATGGACCATACACCTAAATTATATGTTATGGACCATATACCTAAATAAATACGTTATGGACCATACACCTAAATTATATGTTATGGACCATACACCAATAAATATACTGTTATGGACCATACACCTAAATTATATGTTATGGACCATACACCTAAATATATGTTATGGACCATACACCTAAATATATGTTATGGACCATACACCTAAATATATGTTATGGACCATACACCTAAATTATATGTTATGGACCATACACCTAAATTATATGTTATGGACCATAGACCTAAATATGTTGATCATAACTAAATATGTTATGGACCATAGACCTAAATATGTATGGATCATagacaaaattattgtaaatgttaTGGACCATAGACCTAAATATGTTATGGACCATAGACCTAAATATGTTATGGACCATAGACCTAAATATGTTATGGACCATAGACCTAAATATGTTATGGACCATACACCCTAAATATGTTATGGACCATAGACCTAAATATGTTATGGACCATACACCTAAAATATGTTATGATATGTTATGTTATGGACCATAGGACCTAAATTATATGTTATGGACCATACACCTAAATTATATGTTATGCCATACCTTTATGTTATGGACCATATACCTAAATAAATATGCTATGGGCCATACATCTAAATAGGTGCACCACGAAATTAAAACCCCGCGAATATGTTCCGTATGCAACAACCCAAAATATAGACTCCGCGAATTTAAAGGGCTACACAGTAAACTAAAAGGAGAAAACATTAGATAATTGTATTTAAACTAAGATCCCAATTTAACCTTTAcctttaataattttttaatgaGTAGTTGttagatatggaatttatttcacaccgGTGAGTTATTTTTGAAAAGATACAAAAGATACGAGCTTTAGCGAAATACAATAACTTCgaagttcacttcatttgcacatTTGTACAATGTCCTGGGAGCGAAATAACTCGACGTATTGTGgaagtaaaaatatatacaatatacatgttcaTAGTACACATCATGGTGAAGATATATATAAGTCAATAAATGTTAACAAGTCTTGGAAAAGGTGGCTTTAAAGCGGAGAATTACGAGTCCATGCGTGTCTCCATCAGCTGCCCCTTAACTCTACAGTTGATCAGACTGGCCATGTGGACTAAAGTAGCATCACTTTCTGGACTTTGCTGGAACGCCTTATTGAAAGCCCAGAAGGCAGCCTCGTATTCCTCAAGCTGTTTATGACAGTACCCCAGCAAGTTGAATGCCACGGATTTGTTTGTGATGTCAGGAAGATTACAGCACCACACCATGTCGTCACGTGCCTTTAACATGTCAATGTTCCTCTCCAGTTTCATACAGCACCAGAACTTGAGGAAACACGCGTACACGACAGGATCGATGGTCACTGTCTGTTTCCTAACGGTCGATGTGTTAGATTGTTCATTGCTCTGCAGCATGTGTGCATTTCCGTCTGGAGGGGTTCTGGAATAACgctctttttcaaatttaaagaATGCAATATCTGAGACCTGTGGCCCATTTTGTAAAGAGAGGTGTACAAATACTTTAAAACAATCTTTATAAAAGAAAGACCTTGCACAGTATACAAATCGCCGAAAATATGTGGGATGTCGAATGAGTGATAAATGTTTCAGTTTGAAAATAAGTGGCTTTAATAAATCATTAGTCAGATGAAAATTTCCCGCAGCTGCGTTCATGTGGCAGATATTGATATTTTCCATTAAGATGTCAGTTTCCGTTAATCTCTTTTGTGGTACTGTGATGCACAAAATATTTGGCTTTATGTCTTCATCCAGAATAGTCTGTGTCCACAAAAGTCGTCTCCGAATCAGGTCCACTTCAGTAATTATATCAGTGATGATCTGCTGTGATAAACTATCCCTAATGCATGCTCCCTTAAGTCTGTCTGATGCTTTGCTGGAGTATTCGATTGCTGTTTTCAAAGATTCTTGACGGGATgatatttctgtaaaataactacatgatttaatttcataacCTCAGTTATACAGAGAAAAAGCCTACCTGAATTAGTTATCAATATATTCATAGCAGATTCTATTGTTGATCTATGGAATCGATAACATTCTAACGCATTGTTGAATAGCTGAGTTTGTGTTAGCAACCTAACCGTGTCTTTTCTAACAAAATAGCATGCCCGAAGAACTATAGGTTTTTCCGTGGTGCTGTATCTGTTTGTTAATAGATTACATGCACGCACGAAATAATTTGGACAACAGTTATCTTGTACACATTCGATCAGCCTATCCAGACACACTTGCACGGCTGTGAGAAGTCGGTGAGGAACCCAAAGTTTGGGAGGGGATTCCTCTATAACCCAGAAAACAATAGTCTTAAGTATATATGACGATATTATATCACCTATTTCTTTCTCAAATACAAACTTTTTAAGATGTTTAAGCAGACCAAAGCATTGTAATTGAGTTGAGTTGAAATCCCAAACTAACGCCTGTTCCACAAGCACAAACGACAGCCTCCAATCGAGATGAGTACGGTCACATTCCTTACATCCGACCGGGACGACGTAACAGCCTTGTTTTTCATGTTCTGAAATAAAATCCCTGGATGGCCATCCATAGTTGCGCTTCCGTTTTATCCATTCTTCTGCGACAGAAGGCCATTTAGGAGAGGGAATTGAAATAACAACATCTATTTTATCGATTCCAAACGTGTCTGGTTTAAAGTTCTCGCGATAAACACTAGAACAAGACGGTCCACATACAATATGGTCCATCATGATAAATGTGTCTCTCATTTTATCTACTGCACATTGCATGTCACTTGTAATATTTTGTTCAGAGCTCATGATGACGGCTGCGTTTGTTAGATAATGGATATTTCTTTCTGCGTCGTATTCAACGAAAGAGGATTCCAATTGTCGTAGTGTTTTGTCATTTGCAATTCTTAATTTGACATAACCTGCATTTGTTTCGCACGACTCTATCCAAAACTGAAAATGGTCTTGTTCAACACAAGTGTCATTGTCTTCATGTACCTCATAGTCCAAAAGAATTTTTATATAATCTATATCAGAGGTAGTTCCACTGTTCAGCGTGAGCGTTAACAGACCTTCTCCTGCACTTCCTATTAAACGTGTTTCAATCCCGACAGTCTCTACCCCCTTTATGATACTGAATATTTCGATAGATTGAGGTATTGAAGTTCGAGTCAACTTTATAATTTCAGCATTAAACCCTATGGCATCGAGAGTGGCACTGATTGCCAAGCTTTCCTCTTGGTGAGTTTCCTCGTGTTCCGGGtatttatctgtatataaaaaaactacATAACAATTTTCCATGACAGTTTGATGTTTACAAAGTACATGAAAGGAGATATGATTTTTACAAACTATTGATTGTGGCCTGCCATCAGTAATTCTTACTCAGGTATGAATGAATTAATCAACTCTGAAGTTCATGACATGGGTTAAGTATTCTACGACATTCGATTATGGGACGAGTTTTTCTCTGATTAATTTAGTCGAACTACAACTACAGTTATACATTCATGTAAGTGGTCTGGTATGATTAATTTGACCAAACGAATTACTTACCCAAAACAATGAACTACTAACTCTAAATAGCGAATTACTCAATTGAGACGATAATTAACTTGTGCGAGGCAACGAATTACTAACTCGAGACAACAAACAACTAACTCGAAACAGTAAACTACTAACTAGAGACAACGAATTACTAACACAAGACCACGAATTATTAACTCGAAACAGCAAGTT
This genomic interval carries:
- the LOC138336651 gene encoding cyclic GMP-AMP synthase-like receptor 2, with the translated sequence MAAPGDKYPEHEETHQEESLAISATLDAIGFNAEIIKLTRTSIPQSIEIFSIIKGVETVGIETRLIGSAGEGLLTLTLNSGTTSDIDYIKILLDYEVHEDNDTCVEQDHFQFWIESCETNAGYVKLRIANDKTLRQLESSFVEYDAERNIHYLTNAAVIMSSEQNITSDMQCAVDKMRDTFIMMDHIVCGPSCSSVYRENFKPDTFGIDKIDVVISIPSPKWPSVAEEWIKRKRNYGWPSRDFISEHEKQGCYVVPVGCKECDRTHLDWRLSFVLVEQALVWDFNSTQLQCFGLLKHLKKFVFEKEIGDIISSYILKTIVFWVIEESPPKLWVPHRLLTAVQVCLDRLIECVQDNCCPNYFVRACNLLTNRYSTTEKPIVLRACYFVRKDTVRLLTQTQLFNNALECYRFHRSTIESAMNILITNSGRLFLCITEVMKLNHVVILQKYHPVKNL